Proteins co-encoded in one Jeotgalibacillus malaysiensis genomic window:
- a CDS encoding ABC transporter permease, whose product MPSKMSDTLKKFDWRQNIVYIAFVLILIYFSITLQDYGFLTPDNLLNIARQTAMISIMGVAMTFVIASKEIDLSVGSVAALSAITTALTMQAGLGMFAAIFVGLLTGILIGFINGYLVTKIAIPSFLVTLAMMMVVRGLAMWISGTAPIPIMSEHYIFFFGSGNVLGIPILLFWTIVIAFIGHFLLRHSVFGRQTLATGGNETAAIFSGVKTARIKMAVFMGTGAMAALAGMLYAGRLQAGRFTFGEGDELSVIAAVILGGTSLFGGVGTVVGTVIGSIMIGTINNALILQGLDVSQQMMVQGAIIILAVAFGRKTKKV is encoded by the coding sequence GTGCCATCCAAAATGAGTGATACACTGAAAAAGTTTGACTGGAGACAAAACATTGTCTATATTGCCTTTGTTTTAATTCTGATTTATTTTTCTATTACCCTGCAGGATTATGGATTTTTGACCCCGGACAATCTGTTAAATATTGCACGTCAAACTGCAATGATTTCCATTATGGGAGTGGCGATGACATTTGTTATTGCATCTAAAGAGATTGATTTATCAGTAGGTTCCGTAGCTGCATTATCAGCTATTACGACTGCATTAACGATGCAGGCGGGTCTCGGAATGTTTGCTGCTATCTTTGTAGGTTTACTGACAGGCATCTTGATCGGTTTTATAAATGGTTACTTAGTGACGAAAATTGCTATTCCCAGCTTCCTGGTAACGCTGGCAATGATGATGGTAGTAAGAGGTTTGGCAATGTGGATTTCGGGTACTGCCCCAATACCAATCATGAGTGAACATTACATTTTCTTCTTTGGATCTGGAAACGTGCTCGGTATACCAATTCTGCTTTTCTGGACAATTGTCATTGCCTTTATTGGTCATTTTCTGCTAAGACATTCTGTTTTTGGCAGGCAGACGCTGGCAACTGGTGGGAATGAGACAGCTGCAATATTTTCAGGAGTAAAAACTGCACGCATAAAAATGGCTGTTTTTATGGGTACTGGTGCCATGGCTGCTTTAGCAGGCATGTTATACGCAGGCAGACTTCAAGCTGGGCGCTTCACATTTGGTGAAGGAGATGAGCTATCTGTCATAGCTGCTGTCATCTTAGGTGGAACAAGCCTGTTTGGTGGTGTAGGAACCGTTGTTGGTACTGTCATCGGCTCCATCATGATTGGTACAATAAACAATGCACTTATTTTACAGGGACTAGACGTCAGTCAGCAAATGATGGTTCAGGGAGCTATAATCATTTTAGCTGTTGCGTTTGGTCGTAAAACAAAGAAAGTTTAG
- a CDS encoding LacI family transcriptional regulator: MATIQDIAKMAGVSVATVSHVVNQTRYVSPRTVKKVEDVINSMDELPKFIVKKQKAARSNGSKNVFIYVTNASNFFQSQLVKILASEVSKIEGAKVVTIYTDDVHEALKNNQMVNTDHCIGQILLVNDDIKKSLKPHPSMNGIPIILVSENHLNITGSDTNSISQIVSDTYNGCYHAVNHFVNNGHEKIALLNNGDQTLAKNNSILRAYKEALETKGIEMNESYISRGLMNEDSIREYLHALFFGFDPPSAMFITSESALISTLKFMSSNNLNCPDDLSIVCLNEASWFELFSPPITSVKQNVEVIAKKVLEVICMEEDKGSSPPLKENLMAVIPTNLSIRSSTAGIARGPFGEKASGVDVLELSVKEKNEIKERNLTAVISFHYMGAAWMELHEQGIKNVFLELGISLLAITNAHFDADMQSKQLLGLLALEPDIIIAMPVENKKTSAAFKKIAKSNSKLVLITNVPDGLTPEDYVSCVSVNEWSHGRVAGSGLGNNMRKYNKKNIGMLVFDADFYATNQRDSAVKQLLLEEFPDLTIKAEIGFKDENDIYQKTIELLEKHTDIEGLYISWDGPAMKATEALMSIGRSDMIIGTADLDYPLALKMARGEYIKSVSSQRPYEQGQAIALVAANALLNKTVPKFIGVEPLAVSNENLIKNWKTIFKENAPEEMVDLIKNNRYL, encoded by the coding sequence ATGGCTACCATTCAAGATATAGCAAAAATGGCTGGAGTATCAGTTGCAACGGTCTCGCATGTTGTGAATCAAACAAGATACGTTAGCCCGCGCACTGTAAAAAAAGTTGAGGATGTCATCAACTCAATGGATGAACTGCCTAAATTTATCGTAAAAAAACAAAAGGCAGCGCGTTCAAATGGATCTAAAAATGTGTTTATATATGTCACAAATGCATCTAACTTTTTTCAGTCACAGCTCGTAAAAATATTAGCTTCCGAAGTATCTAAAATAGAAGGTGCAAAGGTTGTTACAATCTATACCGATGATGTTCATGAAGCACTGAAAAATAATCAAATGGTAAACACCGATCATTGCATAGGTCAAATTCTTTTAGTTAATGACGACATAAAGAAATCGCTTAAACCACACCCTTCAATGAACGGAATCCCTATTATCCTGGTTAGTGAGAATCACTTGAATATTACAGGCTCTGACACAAATAGCATCAGTCAAATTGTGTCAGACACATACAACGGCTGCTATCATGCTGTAAACCATTTTGTGAATAATGGTCACGAGAAAATAGCCTTGCTAAATAACGGTGATCAAACGCTTGCGAAAAATAATTCAATCTTACGTGCCTATAAAGAGGCATTGGAAACAAAAGGTATTGAAATGAACGAATCCTATATTTCTCGTGGTTTAATGAATGAGGACTCTATAAGAGAATATCTCCATGCGTTATTTTTCGGATTTGATCCTCCATCTGCTATGTTTATTACAAGTGAAAGTGCATTGATCAGTACACTTAAATTCATGAGCAGCAATAACTTAAACTGTCCTGATGATCTTTCTATTGTATGTCTCAATGAAGCCAGCTGGTTTGAATTATTTTCTCCACCTATAACCTCTGTGAAGCAAAACGTTGAAGTGATCGCCAAAAAAGTGCTTGAAGTAATCTGCATGGAGGAAGACAAAGGTTCATCACCTCCTTTAAAAGAGAATTTAATGGCAGTGATTCCTACCAACCTTTCTATTCGCTCCTCTACTGCTGGAATTGCCAGAGGACCATTTGGAGAAAAAGCATCGGGTGTTGATGTGCTGGAACTATCTGTAAAAGAAAAAAATGAAATCAAAGAGCGTAATTTAACAGCAGTCATTTCCTTTCACTATATGGGTGCCGCCTGGATGGAACTCCATGAACAGGGTATAAAGAATGTGTTTCTGGAACTCGGAATTTCGTTATTAGCTATCACTAATGCCCATTTTGATGCCGACATGCAAAGCAAGCAATTGCTGGGGTTACTGGCACTGGAACCGGATATTATCATTGCAATGCCAGTAGAAAATAAAAAGACGTCTGCGGCCTTCAAGAAAATCGCTAAAAGTAATTCAAAACTTGTCTTAATTACAAACGTTCCTGATGGTCTCACTCCTGAGGATTATGTAAGCTGTGTCTCTGTAAATGAATGGTCCCATGGAAGAGTTGCTGGAAGTGGCTTAGGCAATAATATGAGAAAATATAATAAGAAAAATATTGGTATGCTTGTTTTTGATGCTGACTTTTATGCAACGAACCAGCGGGATTCTGCTGTGAAGCAACTTCTGCTTGAAGAGTTTCCTGATTTAACAATTAAGGCTGAGATTGGCTTCAAAGATGAAAATGATATATATCAAAAAACAATTGAACTATTAGAAAAGCATACTGATATTGAAGGGCTTTATATCTCGTGGGACGGTCCTGCAATGAAGGCTACTGAGGCACTTATGAGCATAGGAAGAAGCGACATGATTATCGGAACAGCAGATTTAGATTATCCTCTTGCGCTGAAAATGGCCAGGGGAGAATATATTAAATCTGTAAGCTCCCAGCGGCCGTATGAACAGGGGCAGGCAATAGCTCTGGTTGCAGCAAATGCTCTTTTGAACAAAACAGTACCTAAATTCATCGGGGTTGAGCCATTGGCAGTATCAAATGAAAACCTGATTAAAAACTGGAAAACAATCTTTAAGGAAAATGCGCCTGAAGAAATGGTCGATTTGATTAAAAATAACCGTTATCTTTGA
- a CDS encoding alcohol dehydrogenase — translation MQFSAKRVIAVDYLNYRLKHAKKTNKVEIVNFEDHENVGEYLKEITKGGADAVIDCSGMSDKMTPLEYLAAGMKLHGGAMGGLVIASQAVRKARTIQITGVYGGRYNGFPLGDIFQRNVDIKTGQAPVIPYMPFLYNLISEGKVDMGDVITHALPLDQAEHGYEVFDTRTDHCIKVILKP, via the coding sequence GTGCAGTTCAGTGCTAAGCGGGTTATTGCGGTCGATTATCTTAATTACCGGCTCAAGCATGCGAAAAAAACCAATAAAGTGGAGATTGTAAATTTCGAAGACCATGAAAACGTAGGCGAATATTTAAAAGAGATAACAAAAGGTGGAGCAGATGCCGTTATTGATTGTTCAGGTATGAGCGATAAGATGACGCCTCTTGAATATCTTGCAGCCGGAATGAAACTTCACGGTGGTGCGATGGGCGGGCTTGTCATTGCATCCCAGGCTGTACGTAAAGCCAGGACCATCCAGATTACCGGTGTTTACGGGGGACGTTATAATGGTTTTCCTCTGGGGGATATTTTCCAGAGGAATGTTGACATTAAAACGGGCCAGGCTCCGGTTATTCCATATATGCCTTTTCTTTATAATCTGATCTCTGAAGGAAAAGTTGATATGGGTGATGTCATTACACATGCTCTTCCATTAGACCAGGCGGAGCATGGATATGAAGTGTTTGATACCAGAACCGATCATTGTATAAAAGTTATTCTAAAACCTTAA